GCCTCGGTCCTGATGTCGATGGGCATGATGATGCTGCCGCCGGTGCTGATCAGCCTGCCGTTCAAGGTGCTGCTCTTCGTGCTGGTGGACGGCTGGTACCTGATCGTCCGCTCGCTCGTGATGGGCTTCCAGAACTGACCGCCGGAGGCGAAAGGACGCCATGACCGCCGAGACCGTCGTCGAACTGGGGCAGCTCGCCCTGAAGACCACCCTGCTGGTGGCCGGCCCCATGCTGGCCGCGGGCATGGTGGTGGGACTGATCATCAGCGTCTTCCAGGCGGCGACGCACATCAACGAGATGACCATGACCTTCGTGCCGAAGATCCTGGCCGTGTTCCTGGTGCTGATCATCTCGCTGCCCTGGATGATCCAGCAGATGACCTCCTTCACGCTGGACATCTTCGAGCGCATCGGAGCGATGTGACATGAACCCGCCGGTGCAGCTCGACTTCACCTGGCTGATCCTGACCCTGGCGCTGGCCCTGCGCCTGTCCATCCTGGTCGCGATGCTGCCGCTGCTGTCGGGCTCGACGGTGCCGCCGCTGTGGCGCGTCGCGATCGCGGTCGTCATCGCCGGCGCCACCGCGCCGGCGGTCGCGGCCCAGCTGCCGCCGGGACCGCTGGACCTCTCCTGGGAGGCGCTGGCGGCCGAGGGGCTGCGCTCGCTGGCGGTGGGCGCCCTGCTGGCCTTCACGGCCGGCGTCCCGTTCGCCGCGGTCCGCTTCGCCGGCGAGCTGATCGGCGTCCAGATCGGCTTCTCGATGGTCAACACCATCGACCCCCAGGGCATGGGCCAGGTCTCGGTGCTGGCGAACCTCTACTACCTGCTGGCGGTCATGATCTTCTTCGCGGTGGACGGGCACCACACCCTGATCTCGGTGTGCGCGCAGTCCTGCACGCTGGTGCCGCCGCTGCAGCCGATCTCGCTGGAGGCGGGCTCCTGGCTCGTCGTGCAGGAGTTCGCCGGCTTCTTCGAGCTGGGCCTGCGCCTCGCGGCGCCGGTCGCGGTGGTGCTGCTGCTGGTGAGCGTCGCCATGGGCTTCGTGGTCAAGACGGTGCCCCAGATCAACATCCTGGTGGTGGGCTTCCCCATCACCATCGCCGTCGGGTTGGCGACGATGGGGCTGTCGCTGGTCTTCTTCGGCCAGGTCCTCGGCTCGCTCTTCGCCGACCTGGAGGGCCGTTTCGGCGCCGTCCTGGGCGCACTGCAGGGCTGATCCATCCGGCCGGCGACGCCGGCCGCCGACGCGGGGAGGTGAGGGACGATGTCGGACGCTCCGGGCGGCGAGAGGACCGAGAAGGCGACACCGCGAAAACGCGAGAAGGCCCTCGAGAAGGGCCAGATCGCGCTGAGCCAGGAGGTCAACAGCGCCCTGGTGCTCCTGGCCGGCTTCTCCCTGCTGTTCGTCGGCACCGGCGCCATGGGCCGGATCCTCAACGACAACGCCCGCTACCTGCTCGGCGAGGCGCACCTCTTCCGGCTGGACAGCCCCTTCGCGCTGGCCGAGTTCGCGGCGGCCAACGTCATGGTCCTGATCAAGGCGGTCGCGCCGGTGGCCGGCGGGATCATGGTGGTGGGGCTGCTCGCCAACCTCATGCAGGTCGGCTGGCACGTGAACCTCTCGGCCCTGGCCTTCCGGGGGGAGAACATCAACCCGCTGAACGGCATCAAGAGCATGTTCAGCCGCAAGATGGCCTTCGAGCTGGTCAAGAGCCTGGTGAAGATCCTGCTGATCAGCGCCGTTTCCTGGTGGACGGTCGCCTCGCTCGGCGGGGATCTGATGGGGATCGCGATGCTGCCCCTGACCGGGGCGGCGTCCGTGGGCTGGGACACGCTGGCCAAGCTCGTCTACCGCCTGGCCGCCCTGATGTTCGCGCTGGCCGCGGTCGACTGGGCGTTCCAGAAGTGGCAGCACGAGGAGAGCCTCAAGATGACCAAGCAGGAGGTCATCGAGGAGAACAAGGACGTCGAGGGCGACCCCCAGATCAAGGCCCGCATGCGCGCCATCCAGATCGAGGCGGTGCGCAAGCGCATGATGGCCGAGATCCCGCTGGCCGACGTCGTGGTGACCAACCCGACCCACTTCGCCGTGGCCCTGCGCTACAAGGACGGGGAGGCGGCGCCGCGGGTGGTCGCCAAGGGACAGGACCACCTGGCGCAGACGATCAAGCGCATCGCCCGCGAGAACCGCATTCCGGTCATCGAGAACAAGCCGTTGGCACGCGCCCTGCATAAGCTCGTCAAGGTCGGGGCCTACATCCCGGACGACCTCTACCAGGCCGTCGCCGAGGTGCTGGCCTACGTGTACCGCCTGAAGCGGGCCTGAGGCCCGGAAGCTGAGTGGATGTGAACAAGGGCATCGACCGCGACCTCCTGCTGGCCAACAGCAACATCCTGAGCGCGCTCGCGGTCCTGGCGATCGTCGGCCTGATGATCATGCCGGTCAACCCGGTGGTGCTCGACCTGCTGATCACCTTCAACATCGCCTTCGCGGTGGTGATCCTGCTGGTCTCGCTGTACCTGAAGGAGCCGCTGCAGTTCTCCAGCTTCCCCTCGCTGCTGCTGATCGTGACGCTCTACCGGCTGGCCCTGAACGTCGCCTCGACGCGCCTGATCCTGGCCAAGGGCGGCGCCGGCAAGGTCATCGCGAGCTTCGGCGACTTCGTCATCGGCGGCAACTACGTCATCGGCGTCATCGTCTTCTCCATCCTGGTCATCGTGCAGTTCGTGGTGATCACCAAGGGTTCCGGCCGCATCGCCGAGGTGGCGGCCCGCTTCACCCTCGACGCGATGCCCGGCAAGCAGATGGCCATCGACGCCGACCTCAACACCGGCCTGATCAACGAGGCCGAGGCCCGCCGCCGCCGCGCCCAGGTGGCCTCGGAGGCCGAGTTCTTCGGCGCCATGGACGGCGCCAGCAAGTTCGTGCGCGGCGACGCGGTCGCCGGCATCATCATCACCATCATCAACATCGTCGGCGGCTTCATCATCGGCATGCT
This bacterium DNA region includes the following protein-coding sequences:
- the fliQ gene encoding flagellar biosynthesis protein FliQ — translated: MTAETVVELGQLALKTTLLVAGPMLAAGMVVGLIISVFQAATHINEMTMTFVPKILAVFLVLIISLPWMIQQMTSFTLDIFERIGAM
- a CDS encoding flagellar biosynthetic protein FliR, producing MNPPVQLDFTWLILTLALALRLSILVAMLPLLSGSTVPPLWRVAIAVVIAGATAPAVAAQLPPGPLDLSWEALAAEGLRSLAVGALLAFTAGVPFAAVRFAGELIGVQIGFSMVNTIDPQGMGQVSVLANLYYLLAVMIFFAVDGHHTLISVCAQSCTLVPPLQPISLEAGSWLVVQEFAGFFELGLRLAAPVAVVLLLVSVAMGFVVKTVPQINILVVGFPITIAVGLATMGLSLVFFGQVLGSLFADLEGRFGAVLGALQG
- the flhB gene encoding flagellar biosynthesis protein FlhB, encoding MSDAPGGERTEKATPRKREKALEKGQIALSQEVNSALVLLAGFSLLFVGTGAMGRILNDNARYLLGEAHLFRLDSPFALAEFAAANVMVLIKAVAPVAGGIMVVGLLANLMQVGWHVNLSALAFRGENINPLNGIKSMFSRKMAFELVKSLVKILLISAVSWWTVASLGGDLMGIAMLPLTGAASVGWDTLAKLVYRLAALMFALAAVDWAFQKWQHEESLKMTKQEVIEENKDVEGDPQIKARMRAIQIEAVRKRMMAEIPLADVVVTNPTHFAVALRYKDGEAAPRVVAKGQDHLAQTIKRIARENRIPVIENKPLARALHKLVKVGAYIPDDLYQAVAEVLAYVYRLKRA